A stretch of the Pirellulales bacterium genome encodes the following:
- the cpaB gene encoding Flp pilus assembly protein CpaB, which translates to MRTKSIVLLLLALGCGLIASIGISQVIQNNRLPDVPVLETEEVVVAVKEIKIGDKIKPDQIKLEPRTKLTIPKGAYKSIDEIVKANLPLRSNVYPGEVLLADRFKSEDRMVARKIPSGFRVFTIMADNVSGVGLIEAENRVDVTFYYSSTGPNQESVAKTILYNVKVFAVNGVWNNGNETDETNSAVKNVSLLVTPEQATILGFAQERGKLKLSLRPENEETVSGQDFDIAKLQDILRGTGNRSNDEQTEQKNMATNTLSKLSDVGSSFLSALRDSAKEAHGNDNPSAPAPALPFDTFRMTILEGSQERAVEFSKAKEPNAKWQNNQTGTGFGAGAQRSLPTAPASLNSPVTTHTPAAPATNGADKTLDLSTLSL; encoded by the coding sequence ATGCGTACCAAATCAATCGTACTTTTGCTCTTGGCCTTGGGTTGCGGCTTGATTGCCTCCATCGGCATCAGCCAGGTCATCCAAAACAACCGCCTGCCGGACGTTCCCGTCCTGGAGACCGAGGAGGTGGTGGTCGCGGTCAAGGAAATCAAAATTGGCGATAAGATCAAGCCCGACCAGATCAAACTGGAACCGCGCACCAAGTTAACGATACCCAAGGGGGCTTACAAATCGATTGACGAAATCGTCAAGGCCAACCTGCCCCTCCGGTCCAATGTCTATCCGGGGGAAGTGCTCTTGGCCGATCGCTTTAAGTCCGAGGACCGCATGGTCGCCCGCAAAATCCCCTCCGGATTTCGCGTCTTTACCATCATGGCGGACAATGTCAGTGGCGTGGGCCTGATCGAGGCGGAAAACCGCGTGGATGTCACGTTTTATTATTCCAGCACCGGTCCCAACCAGGAATCCGTGGCCAAAACCATTTTGTACAATGTCAAAGTCTTTGCGGTGAACGGCGTCTGGAACAACGGCAATGAAACCGACGAAACCAACTCCGCCGTCAAAAATGTGTCCTTGCTGGTCACTCCCGAACAAGCCACGATTTTGGGCTTTGCCCAGGAACGGGGCAAGTTGAAATTATCGCTCCGTCCCGAAAATGAAGAGACCGTCAGCGGGCAGGACTTTGACATTGCCAAATTGCAGGACATTTTGCGCGGAACCGGCAATCGTTCCAATGACGAACAGACCGAGCAGAAAAATATGGCCACCAACACGTTGTCCAAATTGTCCGATGTGGGAAGCTCCTTTTTGAGCGCCCTGCGCGACTCCGCCAAGGAAGCCCACGGCAACGACAACCCGTCCGCCCCCGCGCCGGCCTTGCCATTTGACACGTTTCGCATGACGATCCTCGAAGGATCCCAAGAGCGGGCGGTGGAGTTTAGCAAAGCCAAGGAACCGAATGCCAAGTGGCAAAATAATCAAACGGGCACTGGTTTCGGAGCGGGAGCTCAGCGCTCCCTCCCGACCGCGCCCGCCAGCTTGAATTCTCCGGTCACGACGCACACGCCCGCGGCTCCCGCGACGAACGGTGCGGATAAAACCCTGGATTTGAGCACGTTGAGCCTGTAG
- a CDS encoding TadE/TadG family type IV pilus assembly protein, translating into MNQLASMKNQPVSRDGQEKNSADLAPRGPIQVEKLCRSCRRNRRGAAVVEFAVVAPVFFLLVFGIIEYGRMVMVQQLITNASREGARRAVLDGATTAAVQTTVNNYLASGSITTATVTVTPNPPSSAAYGAPVTVTVSIPFNQVSWLPSPLFLGGKTLSSSAVMRRETVQ; encoded by the coding sequence ATGAACCAGCTTGCTAGCATGAAAAACCAACCAGTGTCGCGGGACGGGCAAGAAAAAAATTCCGCCGACTTAGCCCCCCGCGGGCCGATACAGGTGGAGAAGCTCTGCCGTTCGTGCCGAAGAAATCGACGGGGGGCCGCCGTCGTTGAATTCGCCGTCGTGGCGCCGGTCTTCTTTTTGTTGGTGTTTGGCATTATCGAATATGGACGGATGGTGATGGTGCAACAACTCATCACCAATGCCTCCCGCGAGGGAGCCCGCCGCGCCGTGTTGGATGGAGCCACCACCGCCGCCGTGCAAACCACGGTTAACAATTACCTGGCCAGCGGCTCGATCACGACCGCCACCGTCACCGTCACCCCCAACCCGCCCAGCAGCGCGGCTTATGGTGCTCCCGTGACCGTGACCGTGTCGATCCCGTTTAACCAGGTTAGTTGGCTGCCGTCGCCGTTGTTTTTGGGGGGGAAAACCCTCTCATCGTCGGCGGTGATGCGCCGCGAGACCGTCCAGTAA
- a CDS encoding A24 family peptidase, with protein sequence MDFQTLGTALVTNWPVWFVTITLIVAAWIDGKELRVPNWITFPMIISGWVYCALQPLWGSGEQLWYQGLLLSLTGTAVGLGLLLPAYAIGGMGAGDVKLLAGVGAWVGGTHTFYAFCWSAVIGGVLAVLMVLSRHAWGKHKNQFFMILHEIMTIGKPGELAAIAAERKPRMFLLPYGIPIAIGSIMYFFWAGMLV encoded by the coding sequence ATGGATTTTCAGACACTGGGAACAGCGCTGGTTACCAATTGGCCCGTGTGGTTTGTCACGATCACGTTGATTGTCGCTGCCTGGATTGATGGCAAGGAACTGCGAGTGCCAAATTGGATCACGTTTCCCATGATCATCAGCGGCTGGGTGTATTGCGCGCTGCAGCCGCTCTGGGGATCCGGGGAGCAACTGTGGTACCAGGGCCTATTGCTCAGCCTGACCGGCACGGCGGTGGGACTGGGGCTGTTGTTGCCGGCGTATGCCATCGGCGGCATGGGGGCCGGAGATGTAAAATTGCTGGCAGGCGTCGGGGCCTGGGTGGGGGGAACGCACACGTTTTACGCCTTTTGCTGGTCGGCGGTCATTGGCGGGGTGCTGGCCGTGCTGATGGTGCTATCGCGGCACGCCTGGGGCAAGCACAAGAATCAATTTTTTATGATCCTGCACGAGATCATGACCATTGGCAAACCAGGGGAGTTGGCCGCGATTGCGGCTGAACGCAAACCGCGAATGTTTTTGCTGCCGTACGGCATTCCAATCGCTATTGGCTCGATCATGTACTTCTTTTGGGCGGGGATGTTAGTATGA
- a CDS encoding Flp family type IVb pilin produces MQNLFLNVKKFLKSEDGPTAVEYAVMLALIVIVCLTAINSIGTNANTTFTNVANSIAS; encoded by the coding sequence ATGCAGAATCTGTTTTTGAACGTGAAGAAATTTTTGAAGAGTGAAGATGGCCCGACCGCCGTGGAATACGCGGTGATGTTGGCCCTGATCGTGATCGTCTGCTTGACGGCGATTAACTCGATCGGTACGAACGCGAATACCACGTTTACCAACGTGGCGAACTCGATCGCTAGCTAA
- a CDS encoding DUF362 domain-containing protein: MTIPDLSKPQAISPTNGTNAPASENNSFDRRTLLMSSGAVLLAGAAYFGVKEYLSPTARVFIARGQRYDGPLVQTIADGLIATGIDTAWLRGKNVLLKPNLVEPTRRAPHLTTHPSVVVATAEVFTRWGAVVTVGEAPGHVRDTEMALAESQLGPALASAKIPFADLNYQTTAWLPNHGKTCKLDGFHFPQAVVQADLIVSLPKLKTHHWAGITAAMKNMYGTIPGIRYGWPKNVLHYNGIPQTVHDINASLPNTITVVDAITCMEGDGPIMGTPKQLGLILVGTNPTAVDATAARIMGLRPEGVSYLQLAAGKLGPIAQRHIEQRGESWQELVSPFEILDVPHLRSLRDKPGVFVT; this comes from the coding sequence ATGACAATCCCTGATTTGTCCAAGCCTCAGGCCATTTCTCCCACCAACGGCACGAATGCGCCAGCATCCGAAAATAATTCTTTTGACCGCCGCACGCTGTTGATGTCCAGTGGCGCGGTCCTGTTGGCCGGCGCTGCCTATTTTGGCGTGAAAGAGTATCTTTCGCCCACGGCACGGGTGTTTATCGCCCGGGGACAGCGGTACGATGGCCCGCTGGTCCAGACCATTGCCGACGGTCTGATCGCCACGGGAATCGATACCGCGTGGCTGCGCGGCAAGAATGTCCTGCTCAAGCCCAATCTGGTCGAACCGACGCGCCGCGCGCCGCATCTCACCACGCATCCCAGCGTGGTGGTCGCCACGGCCGAGGTCTTTACCCGCTGGGGGGCCGTTGTCACCGTGGGCGAGGCTCCTGGACATGTCCGCGATACCGAAATGGCCCTGGCGGAATCGCAACTTGGCCCCGCCTTGGCCTCCGCGAAAATTCCCTTCGCCGACCTGAATTATCAAACGACCGCTTGGCTTCCAAATCACGGTAAAACCTGCAAGCTGGATGGCTTTCACTTTCCCCAAGCCGTGGTCCAGGCCGATCTGATTGTTTCGCTGCCAAAGCTCAAAACGCATCATTGGGCGGGAATAACCGCCGCCATGAAAAACATGTATGGCACGATCCCCGGCATTCGCTATGGCTGGCCCAAGAATGTGCTGCATTACAACGGCATCCCCCAGACCGTGCATGATATCAATGCCAGCCTGCCAAATACCATCACCGTGGTGGATGCGATCACTTGCATGGAGGGGGACGGCCCGATCATGGGCACGCCCAAGCAACTGGGATTGATCCTGGTTGGCACCAATCCCACCGCCGTTGATGCCACCGCGGCGCGGATCATGGGCCTGCGTCCCGAAGGGGTCAGTTACCTGCAACTAGCGGCGGGAAAGTTGGGGCCTATCGCCCAGCGACATATCGAACAGCGCGGGGAATCCTGGCAAGAACTGGTTAGCCCGTTTGAAATCTTAGACGTGCCGCATTTGCGCAGCTTACGGGATAAGCCGGGCGTATTTGTGACGTGA
- a CDS encoding glycosyltransferase family 2 protein, with amino-acid sequence MAQCLLSVVLPVFNEAAVLPELVAQVTAALEQTGMNWEVLFINDGSTDDSPRILDELAIAHANNISSLKKRNLPKHNTKSHNSISAPADSTAGQASGGTQTGSGTGVIRVLHLSRNFGHQAAVQAGLAHARGDAVILMDSDLQDEPRAIGTFVQQWRAGYDVVYALRRERKEAWWKRALFDGFHRLLARFATTKIPADAGNFSLMDRRVVRQITQLGESDRYLPGLRAWVGFRQTGVEVERNARYDDTPRVSLRGLVRLAKTAIFSFSSLPLTLFARIGYGATVLFLLLATYALGAKLFTSSALPGWTSHLLVGSFFGALNALGISMLGEYAVRIYDQVRGRPLFLVARETGVEGQSAIESAAQAKVDQSGDSAQLLRQSRKLLKLSIRGKQSTKKPADNRKKTTRTSTK; translated from the coding sequence ATGGCCCAATGCTTGCTCTCCGTCGTTCTGCCGGTCTTTAATGAGGCCGCGGTATTGCCCGAACTGGTCGCCCAGGTGACCGCCGCCCTGGAGCAAACCGGGATGAACTGGGAGGTACTATTTATCAACGACGGCTCGACGGATGACAGTCCGCGTATTTTGGACGAACTGGCCATTGCTCATGCAAATAATATTTCTTCTCTTAAGAAGCGGAATTTACCAAAACACAACACCAAAAGTCATAATTCAATTTCCGCTCCCGCCGATAGCACTGCTGGGCAAGCCAGCGGCGGCACGCAAACCGGCAGTGGCACGGGGGTCATACGCGTTTTGCACCTGAGCCGCAATTTTGGGCATCAGGCTGCGGTGCAGGCGGGACTGGCCCACGCGCGCGGCGACGCGGTAATCCTGATGGATAGCGACCTGCAGGACGAACCGCGGGCGATCGGGACGTTTGTGCAACAGTGGCGGGCGGGTTACGACGTGGTGTACGCCTTGCGGCGCGAGCGCAAAGAAGCCTGGTGGAAACGGGCGTTGTTTGACGGGTTTCATCGCTTATTGGCCCGGTTTGCCACAACCAAAATTCCCGCCGACGCAGGGAACTTTAGCCTGATGGACCGCCGGGTCGTGCGGCAAATCACACAATTGGGCGAGTCGGACCGTTATTTGCCGGGTCTGCGCGCGTGGGTGGGTTTTCGCCAAACCGGCGTGGAGGTCGAGCGCAACGCCCGGTACGACGACACGCCGCGGGTGTCGCTGCGGGGATTGGTGCGGCTGGCCAAGACGGCGATTTTTTCGTTTTCGTCGCTGCCACTCACATTGTTTGCGCGCATTGGTTATGGCGCGACGGTGTTATTTCTTTTGCTGGCGACTTACGCCCTGGGGGCCAAATTGTTTACCAGTAGCGCGCTGCCGGGTTGGACGTCGCATTTGCTGGTGGGGAGCTTTTTTGGGGCCCTCAACGCCCTGGGAATCAGCATGCTGGGGGAATACGCCGTGCGGATCTATGACCAGGTGCGCGGGCGGCCGCTGTTCCTGGTCGCGCGGGAAACCGGGGTGGAGGGGCAATCGGCGATAGAGAGTGCCGCCCAGGCTAAAGTCGATCAAAGCGGTGATAGCGCGCAATTACTTCGCCAGAGCAGAAAGTTGCTTAAATTAAGTATTCGAGGGAAACAATCCACCAAAAAACCAGCAGACAATAGGAAGAAAACAACCCGTACCTCAACGAAATAA
- a CDS encoding cupin domain-containing protein produces the protein MDIRNLHDVPAFTTKDGSEIRELLAYRNSLIKLQSLAAARVAPGLTTTLHYHVKSEEIYYITSGRGRVRVGHEYREVQPGDAVAIPPGALHQITGLGSEDLTFLCCCTPPYEHEDTVLMEETKLAR, from the coding sequence ATGGACATTCGTAATTTACATGACGTTCCGGCGTTTACGACCAAGGATGGCTCGGAGATTCGCGAGCTGTTGGCCTATCGCAATTCGCTAATAAAACTGCAAAGCCTGGCCGCGGCCCGGGTGGCCCCGGGGTTGACGACCACGCTGCATTACCATGTCAAAAGCGAGGAGATTTATTACATTACCTCGGGCCGGGGCCGTGTGCGCGTGGGGCACGAATACCGTGAGGTCCAGCCCGGCGACGCCGTGGCGATCCCGCCCGGGGCCTTACACCAGATCACCGGCCTGGGAAGCGAAGACCTGACGTTTCTCTGCTGCTGCACCCCGCCGTACGAACACGAGGACACCGTGCTGATGGAAGAGACCAAGCTGGCGCGGTGA
- a CDS encoding PEP-CTERM sorting domain-containing protein, with protein MRKSLKWLLVVGLLASGWLAGSLNAFAQHPDVIPYGLNGKIVTGSHDDVLGTDVLEQLVYGYDFGEDPTDPYIIGDPGFNNGGFAVGVFPNDGLLPTFSTLAFDVVTQLFYWDGTGSVNFGPAPANVLLGLNRGSNTGFVDGAGNQTGTWPTIQPTGAAGRVHEHLDSELHFTDGTNPAAPNAPDGIYYIGMQLKLIPTVNSNGTLLNSDPIYIVYNNGLSEEIHEAAEEWIQTNVVPEPGTWSLIALATVAGAWGFRRRSM; from the coding sequence ATGCGCAAGAGTTTAAAATGGTTGTTGGTAGTGGGTTTGCTAGCCAGCGGTTGGTTGGCCGGATCGCTAAATGCTTTCGCCCAACATCCCGATGTGATCCCTTATGGACTGAATGGCAAAATCGTCACTGGTTCCCATGATGATGTTTTAGGTACCGATGTTTTAGAACAGCTGGTCTACGGCTATGATTTTGGCGAAGATCCCACCGATCCCTACATCATTGGCGATCCCGGCTTTAATAACGGCGGATTTGCCGTGGGCGTCTTTCCCAATGATGGCCTGTTGCCCACGTTTAGCACATTGGCGTTTGACGTGGTGACGCAGTTGTTTTACTGGGATGGGACCGGCTCGGTTAACTTTGGCCCCGCTCCGGCGAATGTGCTATTGGGTCTTAACCGCGGCAGCAACACGGGCTTTGTGGATGGCGCGGGAAATCAAACCGGCACCTGGCCCACGATCCAGCCTACTGGTGCCGCAGGCCGCGTGCATGAGCATCTCGATTCGGAGTTGCATTTTACCGACGGGACAAATCCCGCCGCCCCCAACGCGCCCGATGGGATTTATTACATTGGGATGCAATTAAAGCTGATTCCCACCGTGAACTCCAATGGCACCTTATTGAACTCCGACCCGATTTACATCGTGTATAACAACGGACTGAGCGAGGAAATTCACGAAGCCGCGGAAGAATGGATTCAAACCAACGTCGTTCCCGAACCAGGCACCTGGAGTCTGATCGCGTTGGCTACCGTCGCGGGGGCGTGGGGTTTCCGCCGTCGCTCTATGTAG